A single region of the Pseudomonas sp. B21-023 genome encodes:
- a CDS encoding cytochrome c-type biogenesis protein: MRRWLAAAVLGLSLAGVAKAAIDTYQFRDEAERERYQQLTKELRCPKCQNQDIADSNAPIAADLRREIFRMLGEGKNNQQIVDFMVDRYGDFVRYKPALSGRTWLLWFGPGILLASGFVVLAVIVRRRRGQAVAGNTELSADERERLAKLLDKERTHD, translated from the coding sequence ATGAGGCGCTGGCTTGCGGCGGCCGTGCTCGGCCTGAGCCTGGCCGGGGTGGCCAAGGCCGCCATCGACACCTATCAGTTCCGCGACGAAGCCGAGCGCGAGCGCTACCAGCAACTGACCAAGGAACTGCGCTGCCCCAAGTGCCAGAACCAGGACATCGCCGACTCCAACGCACCGATCGCCGCCGACCTGCGCCGCGAGATCTTCCGCATGCTGGGCGAAGGCAAGAACAACCAGCAGATTGTCGATTTCATGGTCGATCGCTACGGCGACTTCGTGCGCTACAAGCCGGCGCTCAGCGGGCGCACCTGGTTGCTGTGGTTCGGCCCGGGTATCCTCCTGGCCAGTGGTTTCGTGGTGTTGGCGGTGATCGTCCGCCGTCGCCGCGGGCAGGCTGTGGCCGGCAACACCGAACTGTCCGCCGACGAACGCGAACGTCTGGCCAAACTGCTGGATAAAGAACGTACCCATGACTGA
- a CDS encoding heme lyase CcmF/NrfE family subunit encodes MIPELGQLAMILAICFAAVQASVPLLGAWRGDSLWMGLARPAAWGQFAFLAFAFACLTHAFMTDNFSVAYVASNSNSALPWYYKFSAVWGAHEGSLLLWALILGGWTFAVSIFSRQLPQVMLARVLAVMGMISVGFLSFLIITSNPFQRLLPQVPGDGRDLNPLLQDFGLIVHPPMLYMGYVGFSVAFAFAIAALLGGRLDAAWARWSRPWTIVAWAFLGVGITLGSWWAYYELGWGGWWFWDPVENASFMPWLVGTALIHSLAVTEKRGVFKSWTVLLAIAAFSLSLLGTFLVRSGVLTSVHAFAADPSRGIFILFFLLFVVGGSLTLFALRAPVVKSQVGFALWSRETLLLANNLVLVVAASMILLGTLYPLVLDALTGAKLSVGPPYFDALFLPLMALLMVVLGIGVVVRWKDTPGKWLAGMLTPVLVGSVVLAPVAGLIVDDFDWPALSVFALAAWVVLSGVRDILDKTRHKGLVKGLGALNRSYWGMHLAHLGLVVCALGVVLSSNNSAERDLRMAPGETVELGGYHFLFEGAKHFEGPNFISDKGTIRVSRNGREVSVLHPEKRLYTVQQSMMTEAGIDAGFTRDLYVALGEPLENGAWAVRVHIKPYVRWIWLGGLLTGLGGLLAALDRRYRVKVKTRVREALGVSGATA; translated from the coding sequence GTGATCCCCGAACTGGGCCAGCTGGCGATGATCCTGGCCATCTGCTTCGCCGCCGTGCAGGCCAGCGTGCCGCTGCTCGGCGCCTGGCGCGGCGACAGCCTGTGGATGGGCCTGGCGCGGCCGGCGGCCTGGGGGCAGTTCGCCTTCCTGGCTTTCGCCTTCGCCTGCCTTACCCACGCCTTCATGACCGACAACTTCTCGGTCGCCTATGTGGCCAGCAACTCCAACAGCGCCTTGCCCTGGTACTACAAGTTCAGTGCCGTGTGGGGCGCGCACGAAGGCTCGCTGCTGCTATGGGCGCTGATCCTCGGCGGCTGGACCTTCGCCGTGTCGATCTTCTCGCGCCAGCTGCCCCAGGTGATGCTGGCCCGGGTGCTGGCGGTCATGGGCATGATCAGCGTGGGCTTCCTGAGTTTCCTGATCATCACTTCCAATCCGTTCCAGCGCCTGCTGCCGCAGGTACCGGGCGACGGTCGCGACCTCAACCCGCTGCTGCAGGACTTCGGCCTGATCGTCCACCCACCGATGCTGTACATGGGTTATGTGGGCTTTTCGGTGGCCTTCGCCTTCGCCATCGCCGCCTTGCTCGGCGGGCGCCTGGACGCGGCCTGGGCGCGCTGGTCGCGGCCCTGGACTATCGTCGCCTGGGCTTTCCTGGGCGTCGGCATCACCCTCGGCTCGTGGTGGGCCTACTACGAACTGGGCTGGGGCGGCTGGTGGTTCTGGGACCCGGTCGAAAACGCCTCGTTCATGCCTTGGCTGGTGGGCACGGCGCTGATCCACTCGCTGGCGGTCACCGAGAAGCGCGGGGTGTTCAAGAGCTGGACCGTGCTGCTGGCCATCGCCGCGTTCTCCCTGAGTCTGCTGGGTACATTCCTGGTGCGCTCCGGTGTACTGACCTCGGTGCACGCGTTCGCCGCCGACCCTTCGCGCGGCATCTTCATCCTGTTCTTCCTGTTGTTCGTGGTCGGCGGCTCGCTGACCCTGTTCGCCCTGCGCGCCCCGGTAGTCAAGAGCCAGGTGGGTTTTGCGCTGTGGTCCCGTGAAACCTTGCTGCTGGCCAACAACCTGGTGCTGGTGGTGGCGGCGTCGATGATCCTGCTCGGCACGCTGTACCCGCTGGTGCTCGATGCCCTGACCGGGGCCAAGCTGTCGGTCGGCCCGCCGTACTTCGACGCCTTGTTCCTGCCGCTGATGGCGCTGCTGATGGTGGTGCTGGGTATCGGTGTGGTGGTGCGCTGGAAGGATACCCCCGGCAAGTGGCTGGCCGGCATGTTGACCCCGGTGCTGGTTGGCAGCGTGGTGCTGGCGCCGGTCGCCGGGCTGATCGTCGATGATTTCGACTGGCCGGCCCTCAGCGTGTTCGCCCTGGCCGCCTGGGTAGTCCTGAGCGGCGTGCGCGACATTCTCGACAAGACCCGTCACAAGGGCCTGGTCAAAGGCCTTGGTGCGCTCAACCGCAGCTACTGGGGCATGCACCTGGCGCACCTGGGGCTGGTGGTCTGTGCCCTGGGCGTGGTGTTGTCGAGCAATAACAGCGCCGAGCGCGACCTGCGCATGGCGCCGGGCGAGACCGTCGAGCTGGGCGGTTACCACTTCCTGTTCGAGGGCGCCAAACACTTTGAAGGCCCGAACTTCATTTCTGACAAGGGCACTATCCGCGTCTCGCGCAATGGCCGCGAGGTGTCCGTGCTGCACCCGGAAAAACGCCTGTACACCGTGCAGCAGTCGATGATGACCGAGGCCGGCATCGACGCCGGTTTCACCCGCGACCTGTATGTCGCCTTGGGCGAACCGCTGGAAAACGGCGCCTGGGCAGTGCGGGTGCATATCAAACCCTATGTCCGCTGGATCTGGCTGGGCGGTCTTCTGACCGGCCTGGGCGGCTTGCTGGCGGCCCTCGACCGGCGCTACCGCGTCAAGGTCAAGACCCGGGTGCGTGAGGCCCTGGGCGTGTCTGGAGCAACTGCATGA
- the uvrB gene encoding excinuclease ABC subunit UvrB, with protein MSEFQLVTRFQPAGDQPEAIRQMVEGIDAGLSHQTLLGVTGSGKTFSIANVIQQVQRPTMVLAPNKTLAAQLYGEFKAFFPNNAVEYFVSYYDYYQPEAYVPSSDTFIEKDASINDHIEQMRLSATKALLERRDAIIVTTVSCIYGLGSPETYLKMVLHVDRGDKLDQRALLRRLADLQYTRNEMDFARATFRVRGDVIDIFPAESDLEAIRIELFDDEVENIAAFDPLTGEVIRKLPRFTFYPKSHYVTPRETLVEAVDGIKEELKQRLEYLNSSNKLVEAQRLEQRTRFDLEMILELGYCNGIENYSRYLSGRPAGAPPPTLYDYLPDDALLVIDESHVSVPQVGAMYKGDRSRKETLVEYGFRLPSALDNRPMRFDEWEAVSPQTIFVSATPGPYEAEHAGRVVEQVVRPTGLVDPQVEVRPALTQVDDLLSEIGKRVALGERVLATTLTKRMAEDLTDYLADHDVRVRYLHSDIDTVERVEIIRDLRLGAFDVLVGINLLREGLDMPEVSLVAILDADKEGFLRSERSLIQTIGRAARNLNGRAILYADNITGSMQRAIDETERRREKQVAFNQANGIVPKGVVKDITDILEGATVPGARSKKRKGMAKAAEEAGRYEVELQTPAQITKRIKQLEEKMFQFARDLEFEAAAQLRDEIGQLRERLLAS; from the coding sequence ATGTCCGAGTTCCAGCTCGTCACCCGCTTCCAGCCGGCCGGCGATCAGCCCGAGGCCATCCGCCAGATGGTCGAGGGCATCGACGCCGGCCTTTCGCACCAGACCCTGCTCGGGGTGACCGGCTCGGGCAAGACCTTCAGTATCGCCAACGTCATCCAGCAGGTGCAGCGCCCAACCATGGTGCTGGCGCCGAACAAGACCCTGGCCGCCCAGCTCTACGGCGAGTTCAAGGCATTCTTCCCGAACAACGCCGTCGAATACTTCGTCTCCTATTACGACTACTACCAGCCGGAAGCCTATGTGCCGTCGTCGGACACCTTCATCGAGAAGGACGCCTCGATCAACGACCATATCGAACAGATGCGCCTGTCGGCGACCAAGGCGCTGCTGGAGCGGCGCGACGCGATCATCGTCACCACCGTATCGTGCATCTACGGCCTGGGCAGCCCCGAGACGTACCTGAAGATGGTCCTGCACGTCGACCGTGGCGACAAGCTCGACCAGCGCGCTCTGCTGCGGCGCCTGGCCGATCTGCAATACACCCGCAACGAGATGGATTTCGCCCGCGCCACCTTCCGCGTGCGCGGCGACGTGATCGACATCTTCCCGGCCGAATCGGACCTGGAGGCTATCCGTATCGAGTTGTTCGATGACGAAGTGGAGAACATCGCCGCCTTCGACCCGCTCACCGGCGAGGTCATCCGCAAGCTGCCGCGGTTCACCTTCTACCCCAAGAGCCACTACGTGACCCCACGGGAAACCCTGGTCGAGGCGGTGGACGGCATCAAGGAAGAACTCAAGCAGCGCCTTGAGTACTTGAACTCGAGCAACAAGCTGGTCGAGGCGCAGCGCCTGGAGCAGCGCACCCGTTTCGATCTGGAGATGATCCTCGAGCTGGGCTACTGCAACGGCATCGAGAACTACTCGCGCTACCTCTCCGGCCGCCCGGCCGGCGCGCCGCCGCCCACGCTCTACGACTACCTGCCGGATGACGCGCTGCTGGTGATCGACGAATCCCACGTCAGCGTTCCGCAGGTCGGCGCCATGTACAAGGGCGACCGTTCGCGCAAGGAAACCCTGGTGGAGTACGGCTTCCGCCTGCCGTCGGCACTGGACAACCGGCCCATGCGTTTCGATGAGTGGGAGGCGGTCAGCCCGCAGACCATCTTCGTCTCGGCTACCCCCGGACCCTACGAGGCCGAGCACGCCGGGCGGGTGGTGGAGCAGGTGGTGCGGCCGACCGGCCTGGTCGACCCGCAGGTCGAGGTGCGCCCGGCCCTGACCCAGGTCGACGACCTGCTGTCGGAGATCGGCAAGCGCGTCGCCCTGGGCGAGCGGGTGCTGGCCACCACGCTGACCAAGCGCATGGCCGAGGACCTCACCGACTACCTGGCCGACCACGATGTGCGGGTGCGCTACCTGCACTCGGACATCGACACCGTCGAACGGGTCGAGATCATCCGCGACCTGCGCCTGGGGGCTTTCGACGTGCTGGTGGGGATCAACCTGCTGCGCGAGGGCCTGGACATGCCCGAGGTGTCGCTGGTGGCGATCCTCGACGCCGACAAGGAAGGTTTCCTGCGCTCGGAGCGCTCGCTGATCCAGACCATCGGCCGCGCTGCGCGTAACCTCAACGGCAGGGCGATTCTCTACGCCGACAACATCACCGGCTCCATGCAGCGCGCCATCGACGAGACCGAGCGACGCCGCGAGAAGCAGGTCGCCTTCAACCAGGCCAACGGCATCGTGCCCAAGGGCGTGGTCAAGGACATCACCGACATCCTTGAAGGCGCCACCGTGCCCGGAGCCCGCAGCAAGAAGCGCAAGGGCATGGCCAAGGCGGCGGAAGAGGCCGGGCGCTACGAGGTCGAGCTGCAGACCCCGGCACAGATCACCAAGCGCATCAAGCAACTGGAAGAGAAGATGTTCCAGTTTGCCCGCGACCTGGAGTTCGAGGCGGCGGCGCAATTGCGCGACGAGATCGGACAGTTGCGCGAACGCTTGCTGGCCAGTTGA
- the ccmI gene encoding c-type cytochrome biogenesis protein CcmI, producing MTEFWLSAGLLLLAALAFLLLPILRGHRRQQAEQDRTALNVALYEERVAELAAQQAAGVLDDRQLATGRDEAARELLADTERDEAVRQGRLGKAIPLLAAVLVPAMALGLYLHFGAADKVELTQEFASAPQSMTEMTTRLERAVQAQPDSAEGLYFLGRAYMAEQRPADAAKAFERAVALAGRQPELLGQWAQALYFAADKQWSAQLQALTDEALQADPREVTSLGLRGIAAFEGERFQEAIDYWQRLLAQLPEGDASRAALQGGIDRAADRLKAGGGKVAEAARLKVRVELGAALKDKVRPDDTVFIFARASNGPPMPLAAKRVTVAQLPIEVELSDADAMMPQMKLSDFTEVQLVARVSRAGVPTRGEWKGQSAPLATTTQATQHLTIDSPDP from the coding sequence ATGACTGAATTCTGGCTTAGCGCGGGCCTGCTGCTGCTCGCCGCCCTGGCTTTCCTGCTGTTGCCGATCCTGCGTGGCCACCGCCGCCAGCAGGCCGAACAAGACCGTACCGCACTCAATGTGGCGCTCTACGAGGAGCGGGTCGCCGAGCTGGCTGCCCAGCAGGCGGCCGGGGTGCTCGATGATCGACAGCTGGCCACGGGACGTGACGAAGCCGCCCGCGAGCTGCTGGCCGACACCGAACGCGACGAGGCCGTGCGCCAGGGCCGCCTGGGCAAGGCCATCCCGCTGCTGGCGGCGGTGCTGGTGCCGGCGATGGCCCTGGGGCTCTACCTGCACTTCGGCGCAGCCGACAAGGTCGAGCTGACCCAGGAGTTCGCCAGTGCGCCGCAGTCGATGACTGAAATGACCACGCGCCTGGAGCGCGCAGTGCAGGCCCAGCCGGACTCGGCCGAGGGCCTGTACTTCCTTGGTCGAGCGTACATGGCCGAGCAGCGGCCGGCTGATGCGGCCAAGGCCTTCGAGCGTGCCGTGGCCCTTGCCGGGCGCCAACCCGAACTGCTCGGGCAATGGGCCCAGGCGCTGTACTTTGCCGCCGACAAACAGTGGTCGGCGCAACTGCAGGCGCTCACCGATGAAGCGCTGCAAGCCGACCCGCGGGAAGTTACCAGCCTTGGCCTGCGTGGCATCGCTGCATTCGAGGGCGAACGCTTCCAGGAAGCCATCGACTACTGGCAGCGCCTGTTGGCGCAATTGCCGGAGGGCGATGCCTCTCGTGCCGCGCTGCAGGGTGGCATCGATCGTGCCGCCGACAGGCTCAAGGCCGGCGGTGGCAAGGTCGCCGAGGCTGCGCGCCTGAAAGTACGGGTCGAGCTGGGCGCGGCGCTCAAGGACAAGGTGCGCCCGGATGACACCGTGTTCATCTTCGCCCGCGCCAGCAATGGCCCGCCCATGCCGCTGGCGGCCAAGCGGGTGACGGTGGCGCAGTTGCCGATCGAAGTGGAGCTGTCGGATGCCGACGCGATGATGCCGCAGATGAAACTGTCGGACTTCACCGAAGTCCAACTGGTTGCCCGAGTCTCGCGCGCAGGCGTGCCGACCCGCGGCGAGTGGAAGGGCCAGAGTGCGCCACTGGCCACCACCACCCAGGCCACCCAGCACCTGACCATCGACAGCCCCGATCCGTAA
- a CDS encoding amino acid aminotransferase, protein MSLFSAVELAPRDPILGLNEAFNADPRTDKVNLGVGVYCNEEGRIPLLRAVIAAETARAAQHASRGYLPIDGIAQYDQAVQKLIFGAESPLLAAGRVVTVQAVGGTGALKIGADFLKRLQPGAVVAISDPSWENHRALFESAGFPVQTYRYYDAASQDVNRAGMLEDLNSLPSGSVIVLHACCHNPTGVDLSLDDWKNVLEVVKAKGHIPFLDMAYQGFGAGIDEDAFAVRLFAESGLEFFVSSSFSKSFSLYGERVGALSIVTASKDESTRVLSQVKRVIRTTYSNPPTHGASIVAAVLNSPELRQMWETELAEMRERIHGMRKQMVELLAEYGAKRDFSFVGRQCGMFSYSGLTVEQVARLKNEFGIYALDTGRIAVAALNQSNIHVVTKAIVEVL, encoded by the coding sequence ATGAGCCTGTTTTCCGCTGTCGAGCTGGCACCCCGCGACCCTATCCTGGGCCTCAACGAAGCATTCAACGCCGATCCACGCACCGACAAGGTGAACCTGGGCGTGGGCGTCTACTGCAATGAGGAAGGCCGCATCCCGCTGCTGCGCGCGGTGATCGCAGCCGAGACCGCCCGTGCCGCCCAGCACGCCTCCCGCGGCTATCTGCCGATCGACGGCATCGCCCAGTACGACCAGGCCGTGCAGAAGCTGATCTTCGGCGCCGAATCGCCGTTGCTGGCCGCAGGCCGCGTGGTCACCGTGCAGGCTGTCGGCGGTACCGGCGCGCTGAAGATCGGCGCCGATTTCCTCAAGCGCCTGCAGCCGGGTGCCGTGGTCGCCATCAGCGACCCGAGCTGGGAAAACCACCGCGCCCTGTTCGAGAGCGCCGGTTTCCCGGTACAGACCTACCGCTACTACGATGCCGCCAGCCAGGACGTCAACCGCGCCGGCATGCTCGAAGACCTGAACAGCCTGCCATCGGGCTCGGTCATCGTGCTGCACGCCTGCTGCCACAACCCGACCGGCGTCGACCTGTCGCTGGACGACTGGAAGAACGTGCTGGAAGTGGTCAAGGCCAAAGGCCACATCCCGTTCCTCGACATGGCCTACCAAGGCTTCGGTGCCGGCATCGACGAAGACGCCTTCGCCGTGCGCCTGTTCGCCGAATCGGGCCTGGAGTTCTTCGTCTCCAGCTCGTTCTCCAAGTCGTTCTCGCTGTACGGCGAGCGTGTTGGTGCACTGTCGATCGTCACCGCCTCGAAGGACGAGAGCACCCGCGTGCTGTCGCAGGTCAAGCGGGTTATCCGCACCACCTACTCCAACCCGCCCACCCACGGCGCCAGCATCGTCGCCGCGGTGCTCAACAGCCCCGAGTTGCGCCAGATGTGGGAAACCGAGCTGGCCGAGATGCGCGAGCGTATCCACGGCATGCGCAAGCAGATGGTCGAGCTGCTGGCCGAGTACGGCGCCAAGCGTGACTTCAGCTTTGTCGGCCGCCAGTGCGGCATGTTCTCCTACTCGGGCCTGACCGTTGAACAAGTGGCACGCCTGAAGAACGAGTTCGGCATCTACGCGCTGGACACTGGCCGCATCGCGGTCGCCGCGCTGAACCAGAGCAACATCCACGTGGTCACCAAGGCCATCGTGGAAGTGCTGTAA
- a CDS encoding cupin domain-containing protein: MRSVHFPAALLTLGLLAPLSLAWAHGEKPDQVRILQEQLPTNAPGNKAVMLTVSYAPGEASSGHWHPGAVMAYVLEGAVTSKLNDEPEKTYKAGEFWYEAPGTVHSVSRNASKSAPAKLLVWSLVEEGKPVTEPLPKR; encoded by the coding sequence ATGCGATCTGTCCATTTCCCCGCGGCCCTGCTGACGCTCGGCCTGCTCGCCCCACTATCGCTGGCCTGGGCCCATGGCGAAAAGCCTGATCAGGTCAGAATCCTCCAGGAGCAGCTCCCCACCAATGCCCCCGGCAACAAAGCCGTGATGCTCACGGTGAGCTATGCCCCTGGCGAGGCATCGTCCGGCCACTGGCATCCGGGTGCGGTCATGGCCTATGTGCTGGAAGGGGCGGTGACATCCAAGCTCAATGACGAACCGGAGAAGACCTACAAGGCCGGCGAATTCTGGTACGAGGCCCCGGGGACGGTGCACAGCGTCTCACGCAATGCCAGTAAAAGCGCGCCAGCCAAGCTGCTTGTGTGGAGCCTGGTGGAGGAGGGCAAGCCGGTGACCGAGCCGTTGCCAAAGCGCTGA
- a CDS encoding 2-hydroxyacid dehydrogenase — MSKTVLVLVETVDDYLPLLEQAGYRLIRASSPQMRADAIARHAGEIDAVLTRGPLGLTADEIATLTQLKIICVIGAGYEQVDLEAAAARGITVTNGAGANAGPVADHAMALLLALLRDIPRADASTRRGEWNRVISPSVSGKRLGIIGLGAVGQAIARRASQGFDMNVSYHSRAPRQDQPYTWYDSPLHLADAVDILVVATPGGAATRHLVDAPVLAALGAEGYLVNIARASVVDTTALVTALEQGVIAGAALDVFDDEPAVPAVLKALGNTVLTPHVAGQSPEAARDTVTLVLRNLQAFFAGEPVLTPVRG, encoded by the coding sequence ATGAGCAAGACAGTCCTGGTGCTGGTGGAAACCGTCGATGACTACCTGCCGCTATTGGAACAGGCCGGCTACCGGCTGATTCGCGCATCGTCACCGCAGATGCGCGCCGACGCCATCGCCCGCCATGCCGGCGAGATCGACGCCGTGCTCACCCGCGGTCCGCTGGGCCTCACGGCCGACGAAATTGCCACGTTGACCCAACTCAAGATCATCTGCGTGATCGGTGCCGGCTACGAGCAGGTCGACCTCGAGGCCGCCGCAGCGCGCGGTATTACCGTTACCAATGGCGCTGGGGCAAACGCCGGTCCCGTCGCCGACCACGCCATGGCGCTGCTGCTGGCGCTGTTGCGCGATATCCCGCGTGCCGATGCCAGTACCCGGCGCGGCGAATGGAACCGGGTGATCAGCCCCTCGGTCAGCGGCAAGCGCCTGGGCATCATCGGCCTGGGCGCGGTCGGCCAGGCCATCGCCCGCCGTGCGAGCCAGGGCTTCGACATGAATGTCAGCTACCACAGCCGCGCACCCCGCCAGGACCAACCGTACACCTGGTACGACAGCCCGTTGCACCTGGCCGATGCCGTGGACATCCTGGTGGTCGCCACGCCCGGCGGCGCTGCTACTCGGCATCTGGTCGATGCCCCGGTGCTGGCGGCCCTGGGCGCCGAGGGCTACCTGGTCAATATCGCCCGGGCCAGCGTCGTGGATACCACGGCGTTGGTCACGGCCCTTGAACAGGGCGTGATCGCGGGGGCCGCGCTGGATGTGTTCGACGACGAGCCGGCAGTGCCCGCTGTGCTGAAGGCGCTGGGCAACACGGTGCTGACCCCGCATGTGGCCGGGCAGTCGCCGGAAGCGGCGCGCGACACCGTGACCCTGGTGCTGCGCAACCTGCAGGCGTTCTTTGCCGGCGAGCCGGTGCTGACCCCGGTTCGCGGTTGA
- a CDS encoding PhzF family phenazine biosynthesis protein yields MQLEIFQVDAFSSTPFGGNPAAVIPLQQWLADDVLQRIAEENNLSETAYFVRNGEAFDLRWFTPAVEVDLCGHATLAAAWVLFEQLGEQAEVLRFNTRSGELRVSRNADGLLAMDFPAKQPVAVEIAPGLLEALGLSEARALYRTDDYVLVIDDASLIEGLKPDFVALSSFDVRGIAVTAAGRGFDFVTRWFGPRVGVNEDPVTGSAHTSLAPYWAERLGKNSLRCEQGGVRKGQLQCDVPGNGRVIISGRGALYLRGVIFI; encoded by the coding sequence ATGCAACTAGAGATCTTCCAGGTCGATGCCTTTTCGTCCACGCCTTTCGGCGGCAACCCTGCGGCGGTGATTCCCCTGCAGCAGTGGTTGGCCGACGACGTTCTGCAGCGCATCGCCGAAGAGAACAACCTGTCCGAAACGGCTTACTTCGTGCGAAATGGCGAAGCGTTCGACCTGCGCTGGTTCACCCCGGCGGTGGAAGTCGATCTGTGCGGTCATGCGACATTGGCCGCGGCCTGGGTGCTGTTCGAGCAACTGGGGGAGCAGGCCGAGGTGCTGCGCTTCAATACCCGCAGCGGGGAGTTGCGGGTGAGCCGCAATGCCGATGGTCTGCTGGCGATGGATTTCCCGGCCAAGCAGCCGGTTGCCGTCGAGATTGCGCCGGGGTTGCTCGAGGCGTTGGGGTTGAGCGAGGCCCGGGCGTTGTATCGGACGGACGATTATGTGTTGGTGATTGACGATGCTTCGCTGATCGAAGGGCTCAAGCCGGATTTCGTGGCGTTGTCGTCATTCGATGTGCGGGGGATTGCAGTGACGGCGGCGGGGCGTGGGTTCGATTTCGTCACGCGGTGGTTCGGGCCGAGGGTGGGCGTCAATGAAGATCCGGTAACCGGGTCGGCCCACACTTCCCTGGCGCCTTATTGGGCTGAGCGGCTGGGCAAAAACAGCTTGCGCTGTGAGCAGGGTGGGGTGCGCAAGGGGCAGTTGCAGTGTGATGTGCCGGGCAATGGGCGAGTGATCATCAGTGGGCGGGGGGCGCTGTATCTGCGGGGTGTGATTTTTATTTGA
- a CDS encoding DsbE family thiol:disulfide interchange protein produces MKRWIMVVPLAVFLLVAVFLYKGLFLKPDELPSAMIGKPFPAFSLASVQDDRTLTQADLLGRPALVNVWGTWCPSCKVEHPYLNQLAEQGVVIHGVNYKDDNAAALKWLAEFHNPYQLNIADQQGTLGLDLGVYGAPETFLIDAKGIIRYKHVGVVDATVWREQLAPLYQGLVDEGRP; encoded by the coding sequence ATGAAGCGTTGGATCATGGTCGTGCCACTGGCGGTGTTCCTGCTGGTGGCGGTCTTTCTCTACAAGGGGTTGTTCCTCAAGCCCGACGAACTGCCTTCGGCAATGATCGGCAAGCCATTCCCGGCATTCTCCCTGGCGTCGGTGCAGGATGACCGCACCCTGACCCAGGCCGACCTGCTCGGGCGTCCGGCGCTGGTCAACGTGTGGGGTACCTGGTGCCCGTCCTGCAAGGTCGAGCACCCCTACCTGAACCAGCTGGCCGAGCAGGGCGTGGTAATCCACGGGGTCAACTACAAGGACGACAACGCCGCCGCGCTGAAGTGGCTGGCCGAGTTCCACAACCCTTACCAGCTGAACATCGCCGACCAGCAAGGCACACTGGGCCTGGACCTGGGTGTGTATGGCGCGCCGGAAACCTTCCTGATCGACGCCAAGGGCATCATCCGCTACAAGCATGTCGGTGTGGTCGATGCCACGGTATGGCGCGAGCAGTTGGCGCCGCTGTACCAGGGCCTGGTCGACGAGGGCAGGCCATGA